A single window of Pseudomonadota bacterium DNA harbors:
- the tsf gene encoding translation elongation factor Ts, whose amino-acid sequence MSQITSGMIKELRDMTGAGMMDCKAALSEAEGSIDKAIEVLRKKGLKDIEKRSGKTAAEGSMGVYTHPGDQVVAIVELNCETDFVARGDEFRALARDLAMHVAAMKPTYLSVEDVPEEVLAKEREILLEQLNEEQKKKADRILPGKIEKFLEGAVLLRQIFIKDETDSKTIKDMVDAFGIRCGEKVSLRRFSRLEIGEGIEKVQSNIAADVAAMVGER is encoded by the coding sequence ATGTCACAGATAACAAGTGGTATGATTAAAGAGCTTCGCGATATGACCGGAGCAGGGATGATGGATTGCAAGGCGGCTCTCAGCGAGGCTGAGGGCTCTATAGACAAGGCCATAGAGGTTCTTCGCAAGAAGGGGTTAAAGGATATTGAGAAGCGCTCCGGTAAGACCGCAGCCGAGGGCAGCATGGGTGTTTACACTCACCCAGGAGATCAAGTTGTGGCGATCGTAGAGCTTAACTGCGAGACGGATTTCGTTGCGCGTGGTGATGAGTTCCGCGCCTTGGCGCGCGATTTAGCTATGCACGTTGCCGCAATGAAGCCTACATATCTGTCGGTAGAGGATGTTCCCGAAGAGGTGCTCGCAAAAGAGCGTGAGATCCTGCTTGAGCAACTTAACGAAGAGCAGAAGAAGAAGGCTGATCGCATACTTCCCGGCAAGATTGAGAAGTTCCTTGAGGGCGCGGTGCTACTGCGTCAGATATTCATCAAGGATGAGACCGATTCAAAGACCATCAAGGATATGGTTGATGCGTTCGGTATACGGTGCGGTGAGAAGGTTTCATTGCGTCGTTTCTCTCGCCTTGAGATTGGAGAGGGTATCGAGAAGGTGCAGAGCAATATCGCTGCTGATG